Below is a genomic region from Syngnathus acus chromosome 20, fSynAcu1.2, whole genome shotgun sequence.
GTCCTAAAGTGTTGCTTTCTCGTTGCTGGTGTGCAGTGCACAGTGGACAGCAGCTTCTCAGAGTTCCCCCGCCAGGTCATCCCCCTGAAGACCCTCAATGCCGTGGCCTCCATCCCTGTCATGTACTCGTGGTCGCCACTGCAGCAGAACTTCATGGTCAGCAAACTGCATCCTCGTCTCTCTTTGACAGTTCTCTCAAAAATGTTTGGGCTATGCGTAGGGATGTCCTGGTCACATTTTGAAGCCAGTTTTCCAAGCACTCGCTCTTCCAatggttttgaaaaaaaaagtgtctgttGGCTGTCAGGTGGAGGATGAGACGGTGCTATATAACATTCCCTACATGGGGGACGAGATACTGGACCAGGACGGCACCTTCATTGAGGAGCTTATCAAGAACTACGACGGAAAAGTCCACGGAGACAGAGGTGGGCACACTGGTGCTCCGTGCGGGAAGTGGAAAGCTTGACAGGTGTTTGTGGGCTTTGCAGAGTGCGGCTTCATCAATGACGAGATCTTTGTGGAGTTGGTCAGCTCATTGGCTCAGTACAGCGACaacgaggaggacgaggaggaagagcacGACTTCAAGATGGAGAAGATGGACGCCACCTGCGAGCACCCGGACCACGCGCACACCAATGAGGGTGAATGGCTCACGCGCAAGGTAGCGCACTAGAAAATCGTCCTAACTGCGCGTGTGCTTCAGGCCGAGCCGACGACATTGGCAGCAAGAAGTTTCCGTCGGACAAGATCTTTGAAGCCATCTCCGCCATGTTCCCCGACAAAGGTTCCACAGAAGAGCTGAAAGAGAAGTATGAACATTGGAAACTGGTGCACAATAATTCATTGTAGACAAAATATTCAGTCTTAAGGATGCAAGAGCCCCTCGTAAATTCTTCAGTGTTAATTTACTCGATGCTAAAACCAAGTTCATCAAGCAATTCTGAGAACAGGGTTTTGAAGGACTCCCATCACGTTGCTATTGCGTGTCAGGTACAAGGAGTTAACGCAGCAGCAGCTTCCCGGCGCGTTGCCTCCCGAATGCACGCCCAACATCGATGGTCCCAACGCTCGCTCGGTGCAACGCGAGCAGAGCCTGCACTCGTTCCACACGCTCTTCTGCAGACGCTGCTTCAAGTACGACTGCTTCCTTCATCGTGAGTGTCCGTCCACCCGCCCGCCTTCCGCTCCCTAAGTCCTCACCAGAGCTCTTCTCAAGTCTAGTTGAGGCATAAATACTTGAGTCAGGTTGAGAGCAGTGCAAAATGGACTTAAGTGCGCTTTGGCCTCCTCCAGCGTTCCACGCCACACCCAACACGTACAAACGCAAGAATCTGGAGAACCTGGAGGACAACAAGCCTTGCGGCGCGGACTGTTACATGCACCTGCTGCAGGTGAGCGCATCGACCAACAAGGCCCTCTGGcaatttttttagtttagccccccccccactcaccGGAGGCCGCGTTTCAGGACGGCGTGGCAAGCGAGTACGCCAGCGGACTGGGTGCGGCGGAGCGCGCCAAGACGCCTTCCAAGCGCACGACTGGGCGTCGCCGCGGACGTCTGGCCAACAGCCGGCCCGGGACGCCCACCGCCCTCTCCTCGGAGACCAAAGACACGGACAGCGAACGCGAGGGCGGCaaagacgacgacgacgacgacaagAAGGACGACAACAGCGGCAGCAGCTCGGGTCACATTAAATATCTCACGTAGCGCGTGAAGGAGCCTTTTGCACGATTGGTGCCAGCCTGCTGTGTGCGTTGCAGAGGGCAACTCTCGCTGTCAGACACCCGTCAAGCTCAAGCTCCACCTTCCCGCTGAGTCGCTGGAGTGGAGCGGCGCCGACGCATCGCTCTTCCGGGTACTCATCGGCACCTACTACGACAACTACTGCGCCATCGCCAGACTCATCGGAACCAAGACGTGTCGCCAGGTGAGCGCCGCACGCTCGTTGGAAGGGAAGCCCTTCGGACGGTCGACTCCTGGCGTCCACTTTTGTTGACAGCGGACGTTTTGTCAGGTATACGAGTTCCGGGTGAAAGAGTCGAGTAATATCGCGCGCGCTCCCGCCGAAGATGAGGACACTCCCCCTAGGAAGAAGAAGCGCAAGCATCGACTTTGGGCCACGCACTGTAGGAAAATCCAGCTCAAGAAAGGTCAGCGTTCAGCCCCGTGCCAAAATCGCCGAGTGATGAGCTCATTGTCTGGCCCCGACCCCCGCAGACGGTTCGTCCAATCACGTGTACAACTACCAGCCGTGCGACCACCCCAGACAACCCTGCGACTCGTCTTGTCCGTGCGTCACCGCCCAGAACTTCTGTGAGAAATTCTGCCAGTGCAGCTCAGAGTGTAAGAACAACAAAGTCGCGTGAGCATGACACGTTGGCTGCGTCACTCGGTGACCGTGGCGTTCCCGGATGCCTTTGCAGGCCAGAACCGATTCCCGGGTTGCCGGTGCAAAGCTCAGTGTAACACCAAGCAGTGTCCGTGCTACCTGGCCGTCAGGGAGTGCGATCCCGACCTTTGCCTCACCTGCGGCGCCGCCGAGCACTGGGACAGCAAGAACGTCTCTTGCAAGAACTGCTCCATCCAGAGGGGCGCCAAGAAGGTGAGCCGCACCGGGTTCAAGCTTTTATCATTCCCGATTGTGTGTTCTTAGCGTGCATGTCCTCCTTCCCATCCAGCACCTCCTGCTGGCGCCGTCCGACGTGGCGGGTTGGGGCATCTTCATCAAGGAGCCAGTCCAGAAGAACGAGTTCATCTCGGAGTACTGCGGCGAGGTAGGAACGCCCGTCTGAGCGGTTGTGCGaaaatgctaacatgctagcACATGCTTTTCAGATCATCTCCCAGGATGAAGCGGACCGCAGAGGCAAAGTGTATGACAAATACATGTGCAGCTTCCTCTTCAACCTCAACAACGGTAAGAAAGTCACGTGACGCACGGGGATCCGTCCTCGCCTTTGGCTGACGGCGGCAGTCTGTTCTTTTTCCTTGTGCTCCCACATCAGACTTTGTTGTTGACGCCACCCGCAAAGGCAACAAGATTCGATTCGCCAACCACTCCGTCAACCCAAACTGCTACGCCAAAGGTCAGAACGCACctcgcacacacgcacgcccaTCATGCGGCAACACGCTGAGTCATTACCGGGGATGCCAAATGATGAGAAATGGGTCGTTTCAAATTGATCGATACACTGACATCTTATAGACGTTTAAACAAATCGACAACTGTTTTGATAATTGATTAATTCTAAAGAGACctcaaattgtccaaatc
It encodes:
- the ezh2 gene encoding histone-lysine N-methyltransferase EZH2 isoform X1, whose translation is MVLTGKRSEKGPARWKRRVKSEYMRLRQLKRFRRADEVKSMFNSNRQKILARTDILNQEWKTQCIQPVHIMTSVGSLRGTRECTVDSSFSEFPRQVIPLKTLNAVASIPVMYSWSPLQQNFMVEDETVLYNIPYMGDEILDQDGTFIEELIKNYDGKVHGDRECGFINDEIFVELVSSLAQYSDNEEDEEEEHDFKMEKMDATCEHPDHAHTNEGRADDIGSKKFPSDKIFEAISAMFPDKGSTEELKEKYKELTQQQLPGALPPECTPNIDGPNARSVQREQSLHSFHTLFCRRCFKYDCFLHPFHATPNTYKRKNLENLEDNKPCGADCYMHLLQDGVASEYASGLGAAERAKTPSKRTTGRRRGRLANSRPGTPTALSSETKDTDSEREGGKDDDDDDKKDDNSGSSSEGNSRCQTPVKLKLHLPAESLEWSGADASLFRVLIGTYYDNYCAIARLIGTKTCRQVYEFRVKESSNIARAPAEDEDTPPRKKKRKHRLWATHCRKIQLKKDGSSNHVYNYQPCDHPRQPCDSSCPCVTAQNFCEKFCQCSSECQNRFPGCRCKAQCNTKQCPCYLAVRECDPDLCLTCGAAEHWDSKNVSCKNCSIQRGAKKHLLLAPSDVAGWGIFIKEPVQKNEFISEYCGEIISQDEADRRGKVYDKYMCSFLFNLNNDFVVDATRKGNKIRFANHSVNPNCYAKVMMVNGDHRIGIFAKRAIQTGEELFFDYRYSQADALKYVGIEREMEIA
- the ezh2 gene encoding histone-lysine N-methyltransferase EZH2 isoform X2; the encoded protein is MYSWSPLQQNFMVEDETVLYNIPYMGDEILDQDGTFIEELIKNYDGKVHGDRECGFINDEIFVELVSSLAQYSDNEEDEEEEHDFKMEKMDATCEHPDHAHTNEGRADDIGSKKFPSDKIFEAISAMFPDKGSTEELKEKYKELTQQQLPGALPPECTPNIDGPNARSVQREQSLHSFHTLFCRRCFKYDCFLHPFHATPNTYKRKNLENLEDNKPCGADCYMHLLQDGVASEYASGLGAAERAKTPSKRTTGRRRGRLANSRPGTPTALSSETKDTDSEREGGKDDDDDDKKDDNSGSSSEGNSRCQTPVKLKLHLPAESLEWSGADASLFRVLIGTYYDNYCAIARLIGTKTCRQVYEFRVKESSNIARAPAEDEDTPPRKKKRKHRLWATHCRKIQLKKDGSSNHVYNYQPCDHPRQPCDSSCPCVTAQNFCEKFCQCSSECQNRFPGCRCKAQCNTKQCPCYLAVRECDPDLCLTCGAAEHWDSKNVSCKNCSIQRGAKKHLLLAPSDVAGWGIFIKEPVQKNEFISEYCGEIISQDEADRRGKVYDKYMCSFLFNLNNDFVVDATRKGNKIRFANHSVNPNCYAKVMMVNGDHRIGIFAKRAIQTGEELFFDYRYSQADALKYVGIEREMEIA